The following nucleotide sequence is from Cellvibrio sp. PSBB006.
TTGTGCTCGTGCGTAGAGAATTTATGCCTATCGCCTTATCTACCGGCACCACAGGCATAGAGGGGGGCAACAGGTTGCCCGGATTCACAACGATGAATGGCGCTTCATCGACACGTTTGAACATGCGCACATCCTGTTCATTACCAAGCATGCTCTCGAACAGCTCAGGGCGTTCTTCCATTTGCTTGATGTCATACAACGCGTGAAATAGATTACGGAAGTGCTCGACCCTGCCAATCAACGCATAGTCGACGCGCGTCTCCATTGCCTGTTTGACTGAAACGTACAGATAGAAACCCAAACCGCTCACGACCAAACATGCAACAAGGCCAAATAAACCGGCGACCCGATAGCGTAATTCCCAGTTGTTCCAGAAGCTCATGATTGGTCCGAGAACATATAACCGACGCTGCGCACGGTATGGATTAATTTTTTCTCAAAGGGCGCGTCTATCTTAGCGCGCAGCCGCTTCACCGCCACATCGACGACATTGGTATCACTGTCAAAATTCATGTCCCACACCTGCGATGCAATCACAGAACGAGATAAGGCTTCGCCCTGTCGTTTGATGAGCAAATGCAGCAGCATGAATTCTTTTTTCGTCAACACGATATCCACACCTTGCCGCGTAACCTTATGTTTGACGGCATCAAAGTGCAGGTCGCCGATCTGGAATGTATCAAGGTCACGGCTGTCTCGCGCTACACCGCGGCGAAGGATGGTGCGCACGCGTAGCAGCAGTTCTGCAAATGAGAAAGGCTTGACCAGATAATCATCAGCGCCCAGTTGCAAACCTTTTAATTTGTCGTCAAGACGGTCTTTGGCAGTCAGGAAAATAACCGGCACATCGCTTTTGGCCCTGAGCGCGCTGATCAAGGTCCAGCCGTCCATAACCGGCATCATCACGTCCAGGATGATCAGCTCATACTCGCCTTCCAGTGCCAGGTGCAATCCATCAATACCATTGCGGGCCACGTCCACTGAATAGCCAGCCTCCTGAAAACCTTTCTTCAGGTATTCACCGGTTTTTTGGTCATCTTCAATGACGAGAAGGGCCATGTAAATTCCTGCTCTGAGAATGTCTTACGATCAAT
It contains:
- a CDS encoding heavy metal response regulator transcription factor, giving the protein MALLVIEDDQKTGEYLKKGFQEAGYSVDVARNGIDGLHLALEGEYELIILDVMMPVMDGWTLISALRAKSDVPVIFLTAKDRLDDKLKGLQLGADDYLVKPFSFAELLLRVRTILRRGVARDSRDLDTFQIGDLHFDAVKHKVTRQGVDIVLTKKEFMLLHLLIKRQGEALSRSVIASQVWDMNFDSDTNVVDVAVKRLRAKIDAPFEKKLIHTVRSVGYMFSDQS